One region of Algihabitans albus genomic DNA includes:
- a CDS encoding formate--tetrahydrofolate ligase: MAKSDIEIAREATLLPIGEVGAKLDLPADSLLAYGPHKAKVSLDFLKTLEDRPDGKLILVTAINPTPAGEGKTTTTVGLGDGLNRIGKKTAICLREPSLGPCFGMKGGAAGGGYAQVVPMEDINLHFTGDFHAIGIAHNLLSALIDNHIYWGNALGIDQRRVAWRRVVDMNDRALRQITSSLGGVANGFPREDGFDIVVASEVMAIFCLATDLADLTERLGKVVVAYTRDKRPVLARDLEAPGAMAVLLRDALAPNLVQTLENNPAFIHGGPFANIAHGCNSVIATKSALKLADYVVTEAGFGADLGAEKFFDIKCRKAGLKPEAAVIVATVRALKSHGGVGKDALNAPNVEAVKAGAVNLQRHIANVKKFGVPVIVSINHFVTDSDEEIAVVAAAAEEMGVEALVATHWAKGSTGTEELAHKVVALADSGSADFAPLYPDDMPLWDKVHTIATELYGAAEIQADQKVRTQFDDLQAAGYGHLPVCMAKTQYSFSTDPALKGAPSGHAVTVRELRLSAGAEFVVAVCGDIMTMPGLPRRPAAVDIHLDADGRVQGLF, encoded by the coding sequence ATGGCCAAGAGCGATATCGAGATTGCGCGCGAGGCGACCTTGCTGCCGATCGGGGAGGTCGGCGCCAAGCTCGACCTTCCGGCGGACAGCCTTCTTGCCTACGGTCCGCACAAGGCGAAGGTCTCGCTCGACTTCCTGAAGACCTTGGAAGACCGTCCGGACGGCAAGCTGATCCTGGTCACGGCGATCAATCCGACCCCGGCCGGCGAGGGCAAGACCACGACCACGGTCGGGCTTGGGGACGGCCTCAACCGCATCGGCAAGAAGACCGCGATTTGTCTGCGCGAGCCGTCGCTCGGACCTTGCTTCGGCATGAAGGGGGGCGCGGCCGGCGGCGGCTACGCGCAGGTCGTGCCGATGGAGGACATCAACCTCCATTTCACCGGCGACTTTCACGCTATCGGCATCGCGCACAACCTGCTCTCGGCCCTGATCGACAATCATATCTATTGGGGCAACGCGCTCGGCATCGATCAGCGCCGCGTCGCCTGGCGCCGGGTGGTCGACATGAACGACCGGGCGCTGCGTCAGATCACCTCGTCGCTGGGCGGCGTGGCCAACGGTTTCCCGCGCGAGGACGGCTTCGACATCGTCGTCGCGTCCGAGGTGATGGCGATCTTCTGCCTGGCCACCGACCTGGCGGACCTGACCGAGCGTCTGGGCAAGGTGGTCGTCGCCTACACCCGCGACAAGCGGCCCGTTCTGGCGCGTGACCTGGAGGCGCCCGGCGCGATGGCGGTGCTGCTGCGCGACGCCCTGGCGCCCAATCTGGTCCAGACCCTGGAAAACAATCCGGCCTTCATTCACGGCGGTCCCTTCGCCAACATCGCCCATGGCTGCAACTCCGTGATCGCGACGAAGAGCGCGCTCAAGCTGGCCGACTACGTGGTGACCGAGGCCGGCTTCGGGGCCGACCTGGGGGCGGAGAAGTTCTTCGACATCAAGTGCCGCAAGGCCGGTCTCAAGCCCGAGGCGGCGGTGATCGTCGCGACCGTGCGCGCGCTGAAGTCTCACGGCGGGGTCGGCAAGGACGCGCTGAACGCGCCGAACGTGGAGGCGGTCAAGGCCGGTGCCGTCAATCTCCAGCGCCACATCGCCAACGTGAAGAAGTTCGGTGTGCCCGTAATCGTCTCGATCAATCACTTCGTGACCGACAGCGATGAGGAGATCGCCGTGGTGGCCGCCGCCGCCGAGGAGATGGGAGTCGAGGCCCTTGTCGCCACCCATTGGGCGAAGGGATCGACGGGCACGGAGGAGTTGGCGCACAAGGTGGTGGCTCTGGCCGATAGCGGCAGCGCGGACTTCGCGCCGCTCTACCCCGACGACATGCCGCTCTGGGACAAGGTTCATACCATCGCGACCGAGCTGTACGGGGCCGCCGAGATCCAGGCCGATCAGAAGGTCCGCACGCAGTTCGACGACCTTCAGGCGGCCGGCTACGGTCATCTGCCGGTCTGCATGGCCAAGACTCAGTACAGCTTCTCGACCGACCCCGCCCTGAAGGGCGCGCCCAGCGGCCATGCGGTGACCGTGCGCGAGCTGCGTCTCTCCGCGGGCGCCGAGTTCGTGGTGGCGGTCTGCGGCGACATCATGACCATGCCCGGCCTGCCGCGCCGCCCCGCGGCCGTCGATATCCACCTGGATGCCGACGGCCGCGTGCAGGGGCTCTTCTAA
- a CDS encoding nitrilase-related carbon-nitrogen hydrolase → MAEDGKLRVGVAQIDCRLADLDHNAATHLRMIERARRERIELLLFPELSLTGYAVGPQTAEISIRRDAALLSDLAGASADMVTVLGFIEEGVAAQFHNSAVALRNGEVTFIHRKLNLATYGNLEEGKHFAEGRYFETFPLDRCWRAGVLICADSWNPALTHLAMVHGTTLLMVPIASAENAVDGTFSNPRGWDLAMQFYAMIYGVPILMANHARGQSGPDFWGGSRIVDPFGQTLAAAQEGEDLLIADLDYEAVKRARYRLPTLRDSNLDLVLRELNRLSWQIGIPEESRTV, encoded by the coding sequence ATGGCTGAGGATGGTAAGCTTCGGGTTGGTGTGGCGCAGATCGATTGCCGGCTCGCGGATCTGGACCACAACGCCGCCACGCATCTGCGAATGATCGAGCGCGCGCGGCGCGAGCGGATCGAGCTGCTGCTCTTTCCCGAGCTGTCGCTGACCGGCTATGCGGTCGGACCGCAGACGGCGGAGATCTCGATCCGGCGCGATGCCGCCCTGCTTTCGGACCTGGCGGGGGCAAGCGCCGACATGGTGACGGTTCTGGGTTTCATCGAGGAGGGCGTGGCCGCGCAGTTTCACAACTCCGCGGTGGCTCTGCGGAACGGCGAGGTCACCTTCATTCACCGCAAGCTCAACTTGGCGACCTACGGCAATCTCGAGGAAGGCAAACACTTCGCCGAAGGACGCTATTTCGAGACCTTCCCGCTCGACCGATGCTGGAGAGCCGGCGTTCTGATCTGCGCCGACAGTTGGAATCCGGCCTTGACCCATCTCGCCATGGTGCATGGCACGACCTTGCTGATGGTGCCGATCGCCTCGGCCGAGAACGCCGTCGACGGAACTTTCTCCAACCCGAGGGGATGGGACCTGGCGATGCAGTTCTATGCCATGATCTATGGCGTCCCGATCCTGATGGCCAATCACGCCAGGGGGCAGTCCGGACCGGACTTCTGGGGCGGCAGCCGGATCGTCGACCCTTTTGGACAGACGCTGGCGGCGGCGCAGGAGGGCGAGGATCTGCTGATCGCCGACCTGGATTACGAGGCGGTCAAGCGCGCGCGCTATCGTCTTCCGACTCTGCGCGACAGCAATCTGGATCTCGTCCTGCGCGAACTGAACCGCTTGAGCTGGCAGATCGGCATTCCGGAAGAGAGCCGTACGGTTTAA
- a CDS encoding GGDEF domain-containing protein, with translation MPPVQLLNSISADPDFGLPASTPAFVPDLAVATHRLRRLAEVGEGRLGADDQALIVQLLDAATEAEQTMAEQAERIRQLESLSITDELTGLFNRRGFVDALERVLTACQRHGEPGLLVLVDLDRFKTINDTYGHLAGDSVLKGAADLLRAAVRKSDIVARLGGDEFAVLLPRTKAVPGQKLAGKIDRSINALRVPYGRIQIPVSASVGWDAYGPRSQSNQLIFTADRALYRAKKLDINRAAANA, from the coding sequence ATGCCGCCAGTACAACTTTTGAATTCGATCTCCGCGGATCCGGACTTCGGCCTCCCCGCTTCGACGCCCGCCTTCGTGCCCGACCTCGCGGTCGCAACCCATCGCCTGCGCCGCCTGGCCGAAGTCGGCGAGGGACGGCTCGGGGCCGACGATCAGGCCCTGATCGTGCAGCTGCTGGACGCCGCGACCGAAGCCGAACAAACGATGGCCGAGCAAGCGGAGCGGATCCGGCAGCTCGAGAGTCTCTCGATCACGGACGAATTGACGGGCCTGTTCAATCGCCGCGGCTTCGTGGACGCGCTGGAACGGGTCCTGACGGCCTGTCAGCGCCACGGCGAACCCGGCCTGCTGGTTCTCGTCGATCTGGACCGCTTCAAGACAATCAACGACACCTACGGCCACCTTGCCGGCGACTCCGTCTTGAAGGGAGCGGCAGATCTGCTGCGGGCGGCGGTGCGCAAATCCGACATCGTGGCCCGGCTCGGCGGCGACGAGTTCGCCGTCCTGCTGCCGCGAACCAAAGCGGTGCCCGGCCAAAAACTGGCGGGCAAGATCGACAGATCCATCAATGCCCTGCGCGTTCCCTACGGACGCATCCAGATTCCGGTTTCCGCGAGCGTCGGTTGGGATGCTTACGGACCGCGCAGCCAGTCGAACCAACTGATCTTCACTGCCGACCGCGCCCTCTACCGCGCCAAGAAGCTCGACATCAACCGGGCAGCCGCGAACGCTTGA
- a CDS encoding DUF6505 family protein produces MTLHRLPRTLRLDTSDLYVFKRAAEPGEWAVSGAFAFANSDPANLDAKDKLALANGWLGTESFGQSSLVEVAETGEAGYFAVVERLARHFVESYGAPGLAEALPVARAEVDDASELCTHKTGTLLAVERDFDERGQLLERFRVIRPERADDHAKIWEIVDD; encoded by the coding sequence ATGACCTTGCACAGACTGCCGCGAACCCTGCGGCTCGACACCTCCGATCTCTACGTCTTCAAGCGGGCTGCCGAGCCTGGGGAATGGGCTGTGTCCGGGGCCTTCGCCTTTGCCAACAGCGACCCGGCGAACCTCGACGCCAAGGACAAGCTGGCGCTGGCCAACGGCTGGCTCGGCACCGAGAGCTTCGGACAGAGTTCCCTGGTCGAAGTGGCCGAAACCGGTGAGGCCGGCTACTTTGCTGTCGTTGAACGGCTCGCGCGGCATTTCGTAGAGAGCTACGGCGCACCCGGTCTGGCCGAGGCCCTACCGGTCGCCCGCGCCGAAGTGGACGACGCCTCCGAGCTCTGTACCCACAAGACCGGCACCTTGCTCGCCGTCGAACGGGACTTCGACGAGCGGGGTCAACTGCTGGAGCGCTTCCGGGTCATCCGTCCCGAACGTGCCGACGATCACGCGAAAATCTGGGAAATCGTCGACGACTAA
- a CDS encoding agmatine deiminase family protein, which yields MRTPADDGFFMPAEWHPHSRCWMAWPVREQVWGDGLDEARDSYVEVAKAIARFEQVTMIAPSEQLAEVSVEVGQGIGCLPLTISDSWTRDTGPTFLVNGDGALAGVDWRFNAWGGLYPDHQADAALAENLLNYLDVARFEAPLVTEGGALHSDGAGTLLAVEATLVNENRNPGRSRDEIEALLKAYTGAKTVIWLPEGLVDDDTDGHVDNIACFAAPGRVVTLAPGDEGDENHARLLRNLEVLRGATDAEGRRLEIAELPLPKPRKNADGSRLTLSYVNFYLPNGGVVLPAFDDPADDRALEILEDCFPDRELVQIPVLPILRGGGGIHCITQQQPDALAKGTDGNSSAS from the coding sequence ATGCGCACGCCGGCCGATGACGGCTTCTTCATGCCTGCCGAATGGCACCCCCACAGTCGCTGCTGGATGGCCTGGCCGGTCCGCGAGCAGGTCTGGGGCGACGGGTTGGACGAGGCCAGGGACTCTTACGTCGAAGTCGCCAAGGCGATCGCTCGCTTCGAGCAAGTGACGATGATCGCGCCCTCGGAGCAACTCGCGGAGGTCTCCGTCGAGGTGGGGCAGGGAATCGGCTGTCTGCCGCTGACGATCAGCGACTCCTGGACGCGCGACACAGGCCCGACCTTCCTGGTGAACGGTGACGGTGCCCTGGCGGGAGTCGATTGGAGATTCAACGCCTGGGGCGGACTCTACCCGGACCATCAGGCCGATGCCGCTCTGGCTGAGAATCTGCTGAACTATCTTGACGTTGCGCGCTTTGAGGCGCCTTTGGTGACGGAAGGAGGCGCGCTTCACAGCGACGGCGCGGGCACGTTGCTGGCCGTCGAAGCGACCCTGGTCAACGAGAACCGCAATCCGGGACGCAGCCGCGACGAGATCGAGGCGCTGCTGAAGGCCTACACCGGCGCCAAGACCGTTATCTGGCTGCCCGAGGGGTTGGTCGACGACGACACCGACGGGCATGTCGACAACATTGCCTGCTTCGCGGCCCCGGGCCGGGTGGTAACCCTGGCCCCCGGCGACGAGGGCGATGAGAACCATGCGCGCCTGCTCCGCAATCTCGAAGTTCTGCGCGGCGCGACGGATGCCGAGGGGCGGCGGCTCGAGATCGCCGAGTTGCCCTTGCCGAAGCCGCGGAAGAACGCCGACGGCTCCCGGCTGACTCTCAGCTACGTGAATTTCTATCTGCCGAACGGCGGTGTCGTCTTGCCGGCCTTCGACGATCCGGCCGATGACAGGGCCTTGGAGATTCTCGAGGACTGCTTCCCCGACCGCGAACTGGTGCAGATCCCGGTCTTGCCGATCCTGCGGGGCGGCGGCGGCATACACTGCATCACGCAGCAGCAACCGGACGCCCTGGCCAAGGGCACGGATGGAAATTCCTCGGCCTCTTGA
- the aspS gene encoding aspartate--tRNA ligase — MHPYRTHTCGELRAAHTGQTVRLSGWVHRKRDHGQLLFVDLRDHFGITQCVLDISSPLFAAVERARNESVVTVTGEVVGRTAETVNPGLPTGEVELRVQAFELEARSEQLPLQVNSDEDAGEETRLRYRFLDLRREKMQKKLLLRSQVISSIRQRMIAQGFHEFQTPILTADSPEGARAYLVPSRVHPGKFYALPQAPQMFKQLLMIAGFDKYFQIAPCFRDEDGRADRSPGEFYQLDFEMSFATQDDVFAAIEPVLHGVFEEFGGDRKVTALPFPRIAFDEAMLKYGSDKPDLRNPIVIADVAEAFRGGGFGIFAKLIGQGATVRAIPAPGAAARPRSFFDKLNSWAQGEGKPGLGYIVFENGEAKGPIARNLEPERCQQIKEAAGLADGDAVFFACDKPLAASTFAGAVRTKLGQELDLLTPGVFEFCWIVDYPLFELDEETGTVEFSHNPFSMPQGGLEALETQDPLTIKAYQYDIVCNGVELSSGAIRNHRPDIMAKAFEIAGYDIAEVETRFAGLFQALQYGAPPHGGSAPGIDRIVMLLADEPNIREIIAFPMNQKAEDLLMEAPAEVSPERLRELHLRLALPPKKAEDSAKAELP; from the coding sequence ATGCATCCCTATCGCACGCACACCTGCGGCGAACTGCGCGCCGCGCACACCGGCCAGACCGTCCGCCTGTCGGGCTGGGTCCACCGCAAGCGCGACCACGGTCAGTTGCTGTTCGTCGATCTGCGCGATCACTTCGGCATCACCCAGTGCGTGCTCGATATCTCGAGCCCGCTTTTCGCCGCGGTGGAGCGGGCGCGCAACGAGTCGGTGGTCACCGTGACCGGCGAAGTGGTCGGGCGCACCGCCGAAACGGTCAATCCGGGTCTGCCGACCGGTGAAGTCGAGTTGCGGGTTCAGGCCTTCGAGCTGGAGGCGCGCTCCGAGCAACTGCCGCTGCAGGTGAACAGCGACGAAGACGCCGGCGAGGAGACGCGGCTGCGCTACCGCTTCCTCGATCTGCGCCGGGAGAAGATGCAGAAGAAGCTGTTGCTGCGCAGCCAGGTGATTTCCTCGATCCGCCAGCGGATGATCGCGCAAGGCTTTCACGAGTTCCAGACGCCGATCTTGACCGCCGACAGTCCCGAGGGCGCACGCGCTTACTTGGTGCCCAGCCGCGTGCACCCCGGCAAGTTTTACGCGCTGCCGCAGGCGCCGCAGATGTTCAAGCAGCTCCTGATGATCGCGGGTTTCGACAAGTACTTCCAGATCGCCCCCTGCTTCCGTGACGAAGACGGGCGCGCCGACCGCTCTCCAGGCGAGTTCTATCAGCTCGACTTCGAGATGAGCTTTGCCACGCAAGATGATGTTTTTGCTGCGATAGAACCCGTCCTGCATGGTGTCTTCGAGGAATTCGGCGGCGATCGCAAGGTGACCGCGCTGCCCTTCCCGCGGATCGCCTTCGACGAGGCGATGCTCAAGTACGGCAGCGATAAGCCGGACCTCCGCAACCCCATCGTCATCGCCGATGTGGCCGAGGCGTTCCGTGGCGGCGGCTTCGGCATCTTCGCGAAGCTGATCGGCCAGGGCGCGACGGTCCGGGCGATTCCGGCGCCGGGCGCGGCGGCGCGGCCGCGCAGCTTCTTCGACAAGCTGAACTCCTGGGCGCAGGGCGAGGGTAAACCCGGCCTCGGCTACATCGTCTTCGAAAACGGCGAGGCCAAAGGCCCGATCGCCCGCAACCTCGAGCCCGAGCGCTGCCAGCAGATTAAGGAGGCCGCGGGCCTTGCCGACGGCGACGCCGTCTTCTTCGCCTGCGACAAGCCGCTTGCGGCGTCGACCTTCGCAGGCGCGGTGCGCACGAAGCTGGGCCAGGAACTCGATTTGCTGACGCCGGGCGTGTTCGAGTTCTGCTGGATCGTCGACTATCCGCTGTTCGAGTTGGATGAGGAGACGGGCACGGTCGAGTTCTCTCATAACCCCTTTTCCATGCCGCAGGGCGGCCTGGAGGCCTTGGAGACCCAGGACCCCCTGACGATCAAGGCCTATCAGTACGACATCGTCTGCAACGGCGTGGAGCTCTCCTCCGGCGCGATCCGGAATCATCGTCCGGACATCATGGCCAAGGCTTTCGAGATCGCCGGCTACGATATCGCGGAGGTGGAGACGCGCTTCGCGGGCTTGTTCCAGGCCCTGCAGTACGGCGCGCCGCCGCACGGCGGGTCCGCGCCCGGGATCGACCGCATCGTCATGTTGCTGGCCGATGAGCCGAACATCCGCGAAATCATCGCTTTCCCGATGAACCAGAAGGCCGAGGATCTGCTGATGGAGGCGCCGGCCGAAGTGTCTCCGGAGAGGCTGAGGGAGTTGCATCTGCGTCTGGCCCTGCCGCCGAAAAAAGCAGAGGACTCAGCAAAGGCGGAGTTACCATAA